One Plasmodium cynomolgi strain B DNA, chromosome 12, whole genome shotgun sequence genomic region harbors:
- a CDS encoding exported protein 2 (putative) produces the protein MKVSYIFSLLFFLIIYKNTTTNVVHCGGYSDLAATSALTTIVKDPIRVTHRRKPSSGDAKCPVYFSNLCDEYKALREIWDQCTIAVYNNTLYAIESKPLLFLHGILNECKNNFSTKLRQDPGLIVAKIDQILKSQIYRFWVSEPYLKIGKSSIFYTRINSNNVPPLPKECTLKHLSSYMEEKLKSMESKKNIESGKYEFDVESTKNTTDDSQADEEDDDENEEDAFEEESFEEKKSEEKKD, from the exons ATGAAAGTCAGTTacattttctccctccttttctttttgatcatttataaaaatacgacCACCAATGTTGTGCATTGTGGCGGCTACAGTGATTTAGCGGCAACGAGCGCCTTAACAACCATAGTCAAGGATCCAATAAG AGTGACACATCGTCGGAAGCCTTCGTCTGGCGATGCTAAGTGTCCcgtatatttttcaaatctgTGTGACGAATATAAA GCCTTACGAGAAATTTGGGACCAGTGTACCATTGCCGTGTACAACAACACCCTTTATGCCATCGAGTCCAAGCCACTGCTATTCTTGCACGGTATTTTGAACGAGTGCAAAAACAACTTCTCCACAAAATTGAGACAAGACCCAGGTTTGATTGTAGCCAAAATAGACCAAATATTAAAGTCCCAAATATATCGTTTCTGGGTGTCAGAGCCTTATTTGAAAATCGGAAAGTCGAGCATCTTCTACACCAGAATCAACTCCAATAATGTACCTCCTCTACCCAAAGAATGCACTTTGAAACATTTGTCATCATACATGGAGGAGAAATTAAAATCTATGGAGTCTAAGAAGAATATTGAATCGGGTAAATATGAATTTGACGTGGAGTCAACGAAAAATACGACGGATGACAGCCAGGCGGATGAGGAAGATGAcgatgaaaatgaagaggatgCCTTTGAGGAGGAATCctttgaagagaaaaagagcgaagaaaagaaagattAA
- a CDS encoding RNA 3'-terminal phosphate cyclase-like protein (putative): EGLREYEAKLLRLIDKLCDDTTIKINEEGDELYFKPGFLMGNVNDEVRISDLDNTFYCGKERSITYFLEFLLMVTPFFKNPIKLKLKGITDDSIDTTVHTCKVISDHFFKNILKFDDHFLNITILKRGIKSDCSGEVLFFMDNLKILDPFDINDAGVVKKITGTIVCNKISAVFRNKLMNFAKKNLLSFTPYVSIQVEDAKVKNLKADNHFISFSLFAHTKNKCLYATDLCVDEFFMRHARGVLSSGGGRGEIDDQDEAMEDEATDEEATDGEATDEEATDGEATDDEATDGEATDDEATDGEATGDGVTDGEATDDEATNKLQRHRIAEEDKQNKTLHDADIYERLGFFIALKMMNEIKGLPSIDSNYQWLPLLYMAMGNDLAVSKISLSIVKPYSIALIRLLRDFFNVVFDIKKVEKSPMDHSYLIKCVGIGYRNISKKTF; encoded by the coding sequence GAAGGCCTACGGGAATACGAAGCAAAGCTGCTAAGACTGATCGACAAGTTATGCGACGATACAACTATCAAAATCAATGAGGAAGGAGATGAGCTATATTTCAAACCAGGATTTTTAATGGGGAATGTAAATGATGAAGTGAGGATAAGTGATTTAGACAATACTTTTTACTgtggaaaggaaagaagcatTACATACTTCCTTGAGTTCCTCCTTATGGtaactccattttttaaaaaccccATCAAAttgaaattaaaaggaataacCGATGATTCTATTGATACGACTGTTCATACGTGTAAAGTTATAAGCGaccacttttttaaaaatattttaaaatttgacgaccattttttgaatatcACTATTTTGAAAAGAGGAATAAAGTCTGACTGTTCAGGGGAGGTTCTATTCTTTATGGATAATCTGAAAATATTGGATCCTTTCGACATAAATGATGCTGGggtggttaaaaaaattactggGACAATTGTTTGCAATAAAATATCTGCTGTGTTTAGAAATAAATTGATGAAtttcgccaaaaaaaatttacttagCTTTACTCCATATGTCAGCATACAGGTGGAGGATGCCAAGGTTAAAAATCTCAAAGCGGACAATCATTTTATCTCGTTTTCCTTGTTTGCCCATACGAAGAATAAGTGCCTGTATGCCACGGACTTGTGTGTAGATGAATTTTTCATGAGGCACGCGCGGGGCGTTCTAAGcagcggggggggaagaggcgAGATAGATGACCAAGACGAAGCAATGGAGGACGAAGCAACGGATGAAGAAGCAACGGACGGCGAAGCAACGGATGAAGAAGCAACGGACGGCGAAGCAACGGATGACGAAGCAACGGACGGCGAAGCAACGGATGACGAAGCAACGGACGGCGAAGCAACGGGTGACGGAGTAACGGACGGCGAAGCAACGGACGACGAAGCAACAAACAAACTGCAGAGACACCGCATCGCCGAGGAAGACAAACAGAATAAAACCCTGCATGATGCGGACATATACGAGCGGCTGGGATTTTTTATAGCCCTAAAGATGATGAACGAAATAAAAGGGCTTCCCTCGATCGATTCCAACTACCAGTGGCTGCCCTTGTTGTATATGGCGATGGGAAATGACTTGGCCGTTTCGAAAATTTCCTTGAGCATTGTAAAGCCGTATTCCATTGCGCTGATTAGATTACTGAGGGACTTTTTCAACGTCGTGTTTGACATTAAGAAAGTGGAGAAGTCCCCAATGGATCACTCCTACCTGATTAAGTGTGTGGGCATAGGCTATCGCAACATTTCGAAGAAGACCTTTTAG
- a CDS encoding 20S proteasome beta 4 subunit (putative), with the protein MDTLIGLKGKNFIILAVDTYSVNSIIKLKNDDKTKFYDINGNKCLLLGGSIGDRIQFGEFIRKNVHLYQYQNSTDMFVKSFAFFTRKNLAYYLRRNPYEVNCLIAGYDNVGKEASLRLRGVGVEKVTVYKDGYQLYWCDYLSNMDAVNKGAHGYGAYLVNGILDKYYHENMNLEEALLIFKKCFEELKKRFLLTQINYELRIMTDNKVEAQYVTI; encoded by the exons ATGGATACGCTAATCGGCCTGAAGGGCAAAAACTTCATAATCCTTGCGGTAGATACGTACAGCGTTAATTCAATTATCAAGTTAAAGAATGACGACAAGACCAAGTTTTACGACATTAACGGAAACAAATGCTTACTGTTGGGTGGATCCATTGGAGATAGAATTCAGTTTGGTGAATTCATAAGGAAGAATGTGCACCTGTACCAGTACCAGAACTCTACCGATATGTTTGTGAAAtcgtttgccttttttacGCGCAAGAATTTGGCCTACTATTTGAGGAGAAACCCCTACGAGGTCAACTGCCTCATAGCTGGATACGACAACGTAGGGAAGGAGGCTTCGCTAAGGCTGCGCGGAGTGGGCGTAGAAAAAGTTACTGTATAC AAGGACGGTTACCAACTCTACTGGTGCGACTACCTTAGCAACATGGACGCTGTGAACAAGGGTGCGCACGGTTACGGAGCGTACCTAGTGAACGGTATCCTGGATAAGTACTACCATGAAAATATGAACCTGGAAGAAGCCTTACTCATCTTTAAAAAGTGTTTTGAAGAATTGAAGAAGAGATTTCTCCTGACCCAAATAAATTACGAACTACGGATTATGACAGATAACAAGGTAGAGGCTCAGTACGTGACCATTTGA
- a CDS encoding reticulocyte binding protein 2 homolog B (putative) encodes MKPPCGVCLLLLLAHFLKCTNGYKKSMGGALYNFLQGSRNNEPNESFMRRRRNHEVRKKSVQKLKDVNDMHVGQLKVGRVTNVVENDIFVKLKNDDNEQIIIKRENNYLLENELLYEYLHRKNFIDHAMYAKLMRKGNHKCEDQSPCVQNDNVKDCLVLVKEIDEKNRIIGELFTNEINKRKEKIYDKLNELKNSEKKIFIQIVKNVRNKYFVVLINGCIKGYLLYDENDEKEKHNLHLLQAGKNATHKISAYIIEVNKKLEYVFLSLHKIPNNELHEKLRNLQHTILVENLFENVYFKAEVSDFCNDGNNIIVNIFENKSNPIKVKIKSHNIINTRNILRNFDYLKNKVITHEFSLHNSVALEEMNEDRVPSHKMGYRKGEESGDGVHTSESNSFEARHTRDITPQEKKAKGSIRTKDYTDKYKKFKQNFYGCNEEDALKYINVDDYIFKKEKLLYVRIVNKTADPNLYEGSMINADPINSQIYELIKKMSTDQNVIRDYDPMLRYPSKVLAFFNNYVILSTRVLSADAVAVQESASEKGGDTPACGTTGCNKIDKEHVRDVITLIEKRYIDYENLKEGDVFFCRFDNIKTRNARNIFNLSNSTINRIFNSYFKREKDIMGLVSRRDDPHQVLNIGERTKWPERTKWSERTKWSERMKWPEQQKSPEQQIFEEIFFSKRDFYFMRGELHKDTEYRLNKNNIDKNFKLLKHICDTYYSGINKSYHHYPSIREEYILAYLGKDNYKMYRKIVADYFSSNEHSYKELLQTDCESIVMTVFDVAFENPNALTVQMVQNYNKELYRKISMLDLNELNYLLKDLVKLKKSLYIYPCSYKTKIGRMNLTLNNMKPIKKEHIENFHIPDDVKNELLNAYKNFVFPVEYIKETIIKKKQAKCRENSKMQSIFILAEETINLYENSAKDVEPLSDEQIGVLRGHLLKKRRPVAGDMAEEQDSFRGDLFEPENSQIRRLLHMIKEDLEKQKKKNKLDEVDREYEEEQNSYTDATDLYKTYPELQEMDRLTEDAFHMKIPFVE; translated from the exons ATGAAACCCCCCTGTGGAGTTTGCCTCCTTCTACTGCTcgcgcattttttaaaatgtactAATGGGTATAAAAAGAGTATGGGCGGTGCCCTGTATAACTTCCTCCAGGGAAGTAGAAATAACGAACCAAACGAATCGTTcatgagaagaagaaggaaccatgaggtaagaaaaaaaagtgtgcaaaaattaaaagacgTGAATGATATGCATGTGGGACAGCTAAAAGTGGGCAGAGTAACAAACGTTGTcgaaaatgatatatttgtgaaattaaaaaatgacgataATGAGCAGATTATAATTAAGAGGGAGAATAACTaccttttggaaaatgaACTGCTGTACGAGTATTTACACAGGAAGAATTTTATTGACCATGCAATGTATGCTAAACTGATGAGGAAGGGGAATCACAAATGCGAAGACCAATCCCCCTGTGTGCAAAATGATAATGTTAAAGACTGTCTTGTTCTCGTAAAAGAAATTGACGagaaaaatagaataatCGGAGAATTATTCACAAACGaaataaacaaaagaaaagaaaaaatttacgacaAATTAAACGAACTgaaaaattcagaaaaaaaaattttcatccaaattgtaaaaaatgtaagaaataaatattttgtagtTTTAATAAATGGATGCATAAAGGGGTACCTGCTCTACgacgaaaatgatgaaaaggaaaaacacaaTTTGCACCTCCTACAAGCGGGAAAAAACGCAACTCACAAAATAAGCGCATACATAATTGAAGTGAATAAAAAACTCGAGTATGTTTTCTTAAGTTTACACAAAATCCCCAATAATGAGCTACATgaaaaattacgaaatttACAACACACAATTCTCGTGGAAAATTTATTCGAAAATGTGTACTTCAAAGCTGAGGTGTCTGATTTTTGTAACGATGGAAATAATATCATTGtgaatatatttgaaaataaaagtaaccCTATTaaggtgaaaataaaatctcataatattattaacacGAGAAATATTTTGCGCAATTTTGATTACCTCAAAAATAAAGTCATAACACATGAGTTTTCCCTGCACAATTCGGTTGCCCTGGAGGAGATGAACGAAGACCGTGTTCCCAGTCACAAAATGGGATAccgaaagggggaagaaagtGGCGATGGAGTCCACACAAGCGAAAGTAACTCCTTCGAAGCGCGCCACACAAGGGATATCACTCcacaggagaaaaaagcaaaagggtCAATACGCACCAAGGATTACAcagataaatataaaaaattcaagcaaaatttttatgggTGTAACGAGGAAGATGCTCTCAAGTACATCAACGTGGATGATTACATCtttaagaaggaaaaactgcTGTACGTTCGAATCGTTAACAAAACAGCGGACCCCAATTTGTACGAAGGTAGCATGATTAACGCGGACCCGATTAACTCCCAGATATAtgaacttataaaaaaaatgtctactGACCAAAACGTCATTCGGGATTACGACCCCATGTTGAGGTACCCCTCCAAGGTTCTCGCTTTCTTTAACAATTATGTCATTCTGTCCACTAGGGTTTTAAGCGCCGATGCTGTGGCAGTACAGGAAAGCGCTTCTGAGAAGGGGGGAGATACCCCTGCCTGTGGCACCACAGGGTGTAACAAAATCGACAAGGAACACGTAAGAGATGTCATCACGCTGATTGAGAAGCGCTATATCGATTATGAAAATCTTAAAGAAGGAGACGTCTTCTTTTGCAGATTTGATAACATCAAAACGAGAAATGCGCGCAACATTTTTAACCTCTCCAATAGCACCATCAACagaatttttaattcgtaCTTTAAGCGGGAGAAGGACATAATGGGGTTAGTCAGCCGGAGGGATGATCCCCACCAAGTGCTCAACATAGGAGAGCGGACGAAGTGGCCGGAGCGGACGAAGTGGTCGGAGCGGACGAAGTGGTCGGAGCGGATGAAGTGGCCGGAGCAGCAGAAATCCCCGGAGCAGCAAATCTtcgaagaaatttttttctctaagAGGGACTTCTACTTCATGAGGGGAGAACTACACAAGGACACGGAATACCGCCTCAACAAAAACAACATAGACAAAAATTTCAAACTGTTGAAGCATATTTGTGACACGTACTACTCGGGGATTAACAAGTCATACCATCACTACCCGAGTATACGAGAGGAATATATTTTGGCCTACCTGGGAAAGGACAATTACAAAATGTACAGAAAAATCGTGGCCGATTATTTCTCCTCAAATGAGCATTCTTACAAGGAACTTTTGCAAACAGATTGTGAATCCATCGTTATGACTGTCTTCGATGTGGCATTTGAAAATCCGAACGCATTAACAGTTCAGATGGTACAAAACTATAACAAAGAGCTTTATCGAAAAATTTCCATGCTAGATCTTAACGAACTAAATTACTTGCTGAAGGACCTagttaaattaaaaaaaagtttgtatATCTACCCGTGTAGCTACAAGACCAAAATTGGACGAATGAACCTGACGTTGAATAATATGAAgcccataaaaaaggagcatatcgaaaattttcacattcCTGATGACGTAAAGAATGAGCTGCTAAACGCCTATAAAAATTTCGTCTTTCCTGTTGAGTACATAAAAGAGACCAttataaagaagaaacaggCCAAGTGTCGAGAAAACAGTAAAATGCAatcgatttttattttggccGAGGAAACGATAAACCTTTATGAGAATTCTGCCAAGGACGTGGAGCCGCTGAGTGACGAGCAAATTGGCGTCCTCAGGGGCCACCTTTTGAAGAAACGCAGGCCCGTCGCGGGCGACATGGCTGAAGAGCAGGACTCCTTCCGCGGGGACCTCTTCGAGCCGGAAAACAGCCAAATCAGGCGCCTGCTGCACATGATCAAGGA AGACctggagaagcagaaaaagaaaaacaagcTAGACGAAGTGGACCGTgaatatgaagaagaacagAACAGTTACACCGATGCCACGGACCTCTACAAGACGTACCCAGAGCTACAAGAAATGGATAGACTCACCGAGGATGCCTTTCATATGAAAATTCCCTTTGTGGAATGA
- a CDS encoding hypothetical protein (putative) yields the protein MKGRIPILTHNALLKVTNFCCVSERRCSFGFFEKERSITTNISGNKEVKIKHVGELKLKSLKKNKTVAKDETNEDVYILNGKILYAQKSKKEKNDLKIKYGLKKAKYLDTTRNLFYSKLSDSLGESNSKKFPTQEVTFSGLGGVAADLAADHAGRVTQGECYDPCAGVDSGANAAAMQTAVTDATALTDATDATAVTDATAVTDATAVTDATEATPIRGDTTNGALHVGETKLSDHPVDKRNGELARSSNLQNGNDSNVSALRNGQHESKKLTSGNVKQPSAEEEEKHKNKDTNEACGKSSHYASIPKLNSDKDSCAGNANRGGASTPSERGGLQSGGSERSELQSGGPESGGLQSGGLQSGPAQNGKPPKRDIYEILHEITHEPSRREMKAFLNSLLMHKNKKYTSFLGNYISLYFCNILSEDLKDLNVLKELDEEQLSKMTNVYLKDYFIKIFQILKSHNLSLHFEKLKIENMRLLYIYNILGLIRKEGKRTKKENIKKFLYQYICVQNEDLDVLKNTNKMKFLSNIIKNGVTTRMHMLVTLSYDLCAYDTTSSNCLTKTEFKNLHLEVILENQLENPFFSLQSPDSIDLKSSGWSLVDVNQILNGNLPYE from the exons ATGAAAGGAAGAATCCCCATACTCACCCATAACGCCCTGCTCAAAGTAACCAACTTTTGTTGCGTGAGCGAGCGAAGGTGTTCTTTCGGctttttcgaaaaggagagaagcATCACAACGAACATCTCAGGGAACAAAGAAGTTAAAATTAAACATGTGGGAGAgcttaaattaaaaagtttaaaaaaaaacaaaaccgTTGCGAAGGATGAGACCAACGAAGACGTGTACATTCTGAAtgggaaaatattatatgcacaaaagagtaagaaagaaaaaaatgatttaaaaataaaatatggttTGAAGAAAGCGAAATATCTGGACACGAcgagaaatttattttattcaaagTTGAGCGACAGTTTGGGGGAAAGTAACTCGAAGAAGTTTCCCACGCAGGAGGTTACGTTTAGTGGTTTGGGGGGAGTAGCTGCAGATTTAGCAGCTGATCATGCGGGGAGGGTAACACAGGGTGAATGCTATGACCCGTGCGCAGGTGTGGACAGCGGGGCGAATGCTGCGGCTATGCAGACCGCGGTAACGGATGCGACCGCTTTAACCGACGCGACCGATGCAACCGCTGTAACCGATGCAACCGCTGTAACCGATGCGACCGCTGTAACCGATGCGACCGAGGCTACTCCAATCAGGGGTGACACCACGAATGGTGCGCTGCACGTAGGGGAAACGAAATTAAGTGACCACCCCGTGGATAAGCGGAATGGCGAACTGGCGAGAAGTTcgaatttacaaaatggtaaCGACTCTAATGTGAGTGCCCTCCGTAATGGGCAGCACGAAAGTAAAAAACTGACAAGCGGGAATGTGAAGCAACCCTCcgcggaagaggaggagaaacataaaaataaagacacGAATGAAGCTTGTGGCAAATCTAGCCACTATGCAAGTATCCCCAAACTTAACAGTGATAAGGACAGCTGCGCAGGGAATGCCAACCGGGGAGGGGCGAGCACACCCTCAGAAAGGGGTGGGTTACAAAGTGGCGGATCAGAAAGGAGTGAGTTACAAAGTGGCGGACCAGAAAGTGGCGGGTTACAAAGTGGCGGGTTACAAAGTGGCCCTGCCCAAAACGGCAAACCGCCAAAACGCGACATTTACGAAATTTTGCACGAAATTACCCATGAACCGAGCAGGCGCGAAATGAAGGCCTTCCTAAACTCGCTGctaatgcataaaaataaaaagtacacaAGCTTCCTGGGGAACTACATAAGTCTGTACTTTTGCAACATCCTGAGCGAAGATTTGAAGGACCTAAA TGTACTCAAAGAGTTGGATGAAGAGCAGCTGTCCAAAATGACGAACGTTTATTTGAaggattattttataaaaattttccaaattttaaaatcgCATAATTTGAGCTtgcattttgaaaaattaaaaatagagAACATGAGATTGCTGTACATATACAACATATTAGGGTTAATTAGGaaggaagggaaaaggacgaaaaaagagaatataaaaaaattcctttatcaatatatttgtgtgcaaaatgaagaTTTAGATGTCCTGAAGAACaccaacaaaatgaagttcctctcaaatataattaaaaatggagttACCACTCGCATGCACATGTTGGTCACTCTCTCATATGACCTGTGTGCATACGACACGACTTCTTCCAACTGCCTTACCAAAACTGAATTTAAAAATCTCCACTTGGAAGTTATCCTCGAGAATCAGCTGGAAAACCCTTTCTTCTCGTTGCAATCCCCAGATTCGATAGACCTCAAGTCGTCCGGATGGTCTCTCGTTGACGTGAATCAAATTTTGAACGGGAATTTGCCATACGAGTGA
- a CDS encoding RAP protein (putative), which translates to MGENFKNDKDIRSYNALKNNESYSASNRTNTGANFAGGRETDPFSDMSDNQEGSNNTSACVERETTQGWSADGRERHPNQVHETTQGGKDEQTQKGKKGEHTDHSDDSAKKGKQCPSNSAQDNPQHKNNPLNIHPGNTNSAKEEHINNDAEHFESTTDEPNEATEFCHMGGKDQTRRPNCEGNSESGRNPEFAQEQQFSNSPNEGSNKWAENDEDIPNIFEVDENLSEEEKKEKLKLIKLITEKLAGPLKTNSQDNLNSGSEGGQNSGEDSIFADNRPIAIEVDGPSHFYANSNRYTTYTKLKHRILTKLGYNVIHISYIDWRKLRNKSEREEFILKKLKEKNDEFLDENDRIYYNERMNMIKEDYKKFMKEKKESSS; encoded by the exons ATGggagaaaatttcaaaaatgataaagacATACGATCATataatgctttaaaaaataatgagagTTATTCAGCCAGCAATAGAACAAATACGGGTGCAAACTTTGCAGGTGGTAGAGAGACGGATCCCTTTTCCGACATGAGTGACAACCAGGAGGGATCTAATAATACTAGTGCTTGTGTGGAGAGGGAGACTACGCAGGGGTGGTCAGCAGACGGTAGGGAAAGGCACCCCAACCAGGTGCATGAAACAAcgcaagggggaaaagacgAACAAACCCAGAAaggtaaaaagggggaacataCAGATCATAGTGACGACtctgcaaaaaagggcaaacaATGCCCATCCAACAGCGCTCAGGACAACCCCCAACACAAAAATAACCCGCTTAACATACACCCGGGGAACACAAACAGCGCTAAAGAAGAACACATAAATAACGACGCAGAACATTTCGAAAGTACAACTGACGAACCAAATGAAGCCACAGAGTTCTGTCACATGGGCGGAAAAGATCAAACGAGAAGGCCCAATTGTGAGGGAAATTCCGAATCTGGAAGGAACCCTGAATTTGCACAGGAACAACAATTTAGTAATAGCCCAAATGAAGGCTCAAACAAATGGGCAGAAAATGATGAGGACATTCCCAATATTTTTGAAGTAGATGAAAATTtaagtgaagaagaaaaaaaagaaaaattaaaactgaTAAAATTGATTACGGAAAAATTAGCTGGCCCTTTAAAAACCAACAGTCAGGACAACCTCAACAGTGGTTCCGAGGGGGGACAGAACAGTGGCGAAGACTCCATCTTTGCTGATAATCGACCCATAGCAATAGAGGTTGATGGGCCCTCTCACTTTTACGCTAACAGTAACAGGTACACGACGTACACGAAATTGAAGCATAGGATTCTGACCAAATTAG GCTACAACGTCATCCACATTAGCTACATCGACTGGCGCAAACTGAGGAACAAAAGCGAACGGGAGgaattcattttaaaaaagctgaaagaaaaaaatgacgaattTTTGGACGAAAATGACAGGATATATTACAATGAGAGGATGAACATGATTAAGGAGGATTACAAAAAGTtcatgaaggagaaaaaggaaagtagCTCCTAA